The sequence below is a genomic window from Actinokineospora baliensis.
ACCCTCACCATCACCTAGCGCGCCGCGTCCCCGCTGCCGCAAGCTGCCCGCGAGCGCGGGCCTCGCCACTGCCTGCAGCACCGAGGCCGTCATGCCGCGCTTCACGTTCCTCGCTCCCTGCCTTCGCGAACCGCGAGCGGCACCTGCTGTACCGCGGCTTGTCCGCGCGCGGCTTCCTCGGCCACTCAACTGCGGCGTCCCCGCCGACGAAGCCCACTCGCCCTCCGAGTTCTAGGCGTTCGTCACGTCTCGACCGGCCGCCCGCCACACCCGGGTCAGTGATTCGCCCCGCGGATCGTGCTCGAACTCCCGTCGCATGACCACGCAGCGTGCACCGCATCCCCCTTTCGTGCGAACGGATTCCACTGTGGACAGTGGGAACCCGCTGCGGGGTCTCGATCGGGTGGTCGGCGCGGCGAGAAGGCTTGTCCAGGCCCGAACCGGTGAATGCTCGCCTCGGAGCTCGGCCCACGAGGGGTCGGGCCCGACCGAGGAGGTCACAGGATGAAGAAGTGGACAGTGGTGGTGCTCGCCCTCGTGTTCGCGACCGGGCTCGTCACGGCCCCGGCGGCCACGGCCGACCAAGCGGGCAGTCGCCTCAGCGGCGGGTACTGGGTGCTGCGCACCCCCGACGGCGCGGGCCTGGTCGAACGCGACGGTCTGATCGGTCTTGGTGCCCCGGGTAGAGCGACGCGGTGGCGGATCACCTACGCCGGACCCAGCGACAGCGGTCCGACGTACCTGATCATGGCCAGCAACAACCAGCGCGGCTGGGTCCTGCCAGGCGCGGCGCCGTCCACGCCGGTCCGGGTGAGCCCGATGCTGTTGCTGCCGACCGACCCGCGCACCCTCCGCTGGACGATCCACAGCACCAACCGGGGCGGCAGGCTCGAGATCACCATCAGCTCGGCCCTCAACGGCTGGCCGGTCGTGCCCAACGGCGCCTACGACCCGCGGCTGGTCGTGGTCCCGGAGACCTTCGCCCCGGTGACCTACCTCGCCACCAGGGTCGGCTGACCCCCGTCACGTCCGCCCACCCGCCGCCGATGATCTTCAGCGACGGGTTCGGGCGGGCATGGCGGGAGCGGGCATGGCGGGCATCATCATGGGACACGGATCGCACCACGGGAACGACGTGGTCACCGTGCCCGCAGGTCTGCCGCTGCGGTTCTTCACCGACGAGGGTTCGCCGCTGCTGATGGTCAACCTCCTGGAGTTGCTCAAGCGCGACTACCCCAGGACGCCCATGCACACCGCGGCACCGGGCACCACCGTGCCGAACTACCAGTACGCGCCGTTCGAGCCCTACGAGCTACGGGCCATCGCTCAAGCCGACCAGCTGGACCTGCCACGCGTCATCGTCGGCACCCCGGCCCAACGCACCACGGTGCGACTCTGCGAAGACCCCAAGGGCTGCCCTCCGGCAGGCCCCCACCGCTGCGCCGGGGTGTTCGGCAAGGCCGCGGGGTGGGCGGAACTGCTGGTGATCTCCTGCCGGATCCACGTCGGCCACCCGCAGCAGCCGACCGTCGCGCTGATGACCCCCACCGGTAGGGACACCTCGGTGTTCGACGCGCTGTTCGCCTGGGTGTCCGCCTTCGTCCCCCAGCCGACCGCCGCCCAGGACGTCACGTGGAAGGCGCTCACCGAACGCGAGCGGATCCGCCTCATCGCCTCGGACGACGAGATCCGGTTCTGGGCGGACTGCTTCGACCTGCGCACCCGCCTCGCCGCGCTCGACAAGGCAGCAGCACTCGACCTGGTCAAAGCCGCTCCCGAACCCGTCCGGTTCCGCCTGCTGCGCGACTACCCCGCGCACCGCGACCTCGCCCGTGACGGGATCGTCCTCCTGCCCGACGAGCGCCAGGCCATCGCCGCCTTCCCCCGCGCCGTGTTCGACGACCAGGTCCGCGTCTGGCTCGACCTCGAGCTGGCGGACCAGATCCGCTGGATGGCCGACCCGACCATGACCTCCTGGGCCAGCGCCTTCAACGTCCTCGAGATGTTCGACGCGGGCCTGCGCGGACCGGGCCTGCTGGCCATGCTGGGTGAACTCGACGCTGCGGGCAAGGCTTTCGCGCAGGGTGAGCCCGCCCTGGTCCAGTACCTGGCCGAGCGGAAGGCCTGACCGGGCAAGATGTGCGGGGTGGAGCACCTCGTCGACCTCGATATGCCCCCAGTTCCGCGACGTCGATGAGGCCTACGCCGCGGTCGTCGAGAAGGTCGAGGGCTTCCTCTAGGGCCTGCTCGGCGGCAGCGCGCAGAACTCGTGCCCGTCGGGGTCGGTCATGACCAGCCAATCGACGTCGCCTTGGCCGATGTCGACGCGGGTCGCGCCGAGGGTGGTGAGCCGGTCGACCTCCGCGGCGTCGGCTTCCAGGTCGAAGTGCAGCCGGTACTTGCCGGTCTTGGGGTCCAGTGGCGGGCCGCCCCAGGTGATCTTGGGGCCGCCGTGCGGGGAGCGGATCGCGGTCTCCTCGTCCTGGTCCCACACCAGCGGCCAGCCCAGCGCCGCGCTCCAGAAGTACCCGACCGCCTGCGACCCGTCGCACGCGACCGCCCCGATCAGCCCGCAGTCGGCCAGGAACCGGTTGCCCGGCTCGATCACGCAGAACTCGTTGCCCTCGGGGTCGGCGAGCACCACGTGCTCCTCGTCCGGCCCCTGACCGATGTCGATGTGCGCCCCGCCGAGCTCGACCGCCCTGGCCACCCGCCGCCGCTGGTCGTCGAGCGAGGAGCTGGTCAGGTCGAAGTGCATCTGGTTCTGCCCGACCTTCGGCCCCGCGCCCGGCACGAACCGGATCAGGAAACCTGTGTCGTCGCCGGGAACCACCGCGACCCCGCCCCTCGGGTCCTCGACCGTCGTCCAGCCCAGCAGGTCCGCCCAGAACCGGGCCAACCGGGCGGGGTCGTCGGCGTCGAAGCACAGCGCGAGCAGGCGCGAGGTCATCCCCGCATCATCGGATCCGCGCTCAAGACCCCGCAACTCGATTTCGTGCACTCTGGACGGAGATCACGGGATCAACGGCAGGGGTAAAGGAATGGTCATGGAATCGGTGCGCGCCGACGTCGTCGTTGTGGGTGCGGGTCCGACAGGGTTGATGTTGGCCAACGAGGTGGCGCTGGCCGGGGTCTGTGTTGTTGTGCTGGAACGGTTGCCCGAACGCAGCGGCCAGTCGAAGGCGTTGAATCTGCAGCCGCGCACGGCCGAGGTGTTCGATTTGCGCGGATTGATGGAATCCACGCGCGAATACGCGCTGGGCACCTGGGGTGGCGGCCACTTCGGCGGGCGGCCGTTGGGGTACGAGGGCTGGGGGACCAGGCACCCGTACCAGGTGCACATCCCGCAGGCCGGTGTCGAACGCGCGCTGGAGGAGCGGCTCGGCGAGCAGGGCGTGCAGGTCCAGTGGGGTCACGACGTGCTCGAACTGGCCCAGGACGACACGGGTGTCAACGCTGTTGTCCGCACCCCGGCCGGAGAACTGGAGGTGCGCGCCGACTACTTGGTCGGATGCGACGGTGGGCGCAGCACGATCCGCAAGCAGCTCGGCGTCGACTTCCCCGGGACGGACGCGAGCGTGTTCTCGTTCGTGGCCGACATCGTCCTCGACAAGATGCCTGCCGCGGTCCCGACCCGTCTGCGATCGGTTCGCGACGCGATCGCCAAGAGCAGCGACCGCGGTGTGGGCGGCCTGATCCCGATGGGCGAGCCCGGTCACTTCCGCCTGGTGTTCACAGATCTGACCGCCACGCCCGACGTCCAGTCGACACCGGTGTCCGAGGCCGATGTGCTGTCCGCTTTGCGGCACCTGTACGGGGAGGAGGTCGCGGTCCCCGAGGTGCGCTGGGCGTCCCGGTTCACCAACGCCACCCGCCAGGTCGCCAACTACCGGGTCGGCCGGGTGCTGCTGGCGGGCGACGCGGCGCACATCCACTTCCCCGCGGGCGGTCAGGGCCTCAACCTCGGCATCCAGGACGCGATGAACCTGGGCTGGAAGCTCGCCGCCGAGGTGCGCGGCACCGCGCCCGAAGGACTCCTCGACACCTACCACGCCGAACGCCACCCGGTGGGCGCCCGCGTCCTCGACAACACCCGGGCGCAAACCCTGCCACCGCGCCCCACCCCCGAGACCCTCGCGATGCACCGCCTGATCACCCAACTCGCCGAACTCCCCGAAGCCAACAGGTATCTCGCGGGCATGGTGTCCGGTTTGGACATCCGCTACGCCTTCGAAGGCCCTGAGCACCCCCTTCTCGGCGCTCGCCTGCCCGACATCGAGCTGACCACCGGCTGGGCCAGCGATCTCTTCCACCCGGGCCACGGCGTCCTGCTCACCACCGACGACCAGCACGCGAAGGCCGCGGCGGCGTGGTCGGACCGCGTCGTCACCGCGGTCGTGGCTGACCTCGGCGATCTCGGGGCGGCAGCTGTGCTGGTCCGCCCTGACGGCTACGTGTGTTGGCTCAGCCCACTCGACGGTGCCGCCGACTTCGACGAACTGGAGCGAACTCTCGGTGTCTGGTTCGGTCGACCGTGACTGTCCATTAAGGTCTCTTGACCTTCGTGGCCGTGAAGCTGCCGCTCGGCGTTCGCCTGCGTTGCCGTGCGGTGGAATCGCTGGTAGGGCAGCTCATCACAGATCGCTATGAACCGAACGGCCTAGCGTCGTTCGCGTACGGCGGATTGTGCCCCGATGGTCGCTGGGTGAGTGTCTAACGCACCAACCATGCAGACTGTGGGGGCTTCTCGTGGTGTTGGTTCTGGGGCTTCGCCCTCGCGGTCGATCTGTGAAGGGGACGATCGCTGGTGTATTGGCGTAGAAGAACAGTGGCGGTCCGGCGGCTCGCCGTGGGGACTGCCATCGCGCTGACGATGGGGGGATTGCTGGCGGTCGAGGCGCAGGCCGAGACCGCGGCCGGGCAGGCCGATTCGGTGACCATCAAGAAGTTCGGTGCCGCGGACCTCAAGCGGGCGTCGAAGAAGGCCAACCAGCTCGCGGCGGCGAACGTGCGGGAGCGCGGGCGGGTCAAGGAGCACCTCGGCGACGCCGTTCGGGACGGGCGCCTGGTCGACGACAGTGAGGTCAGCGTGACCGAACTGCCCGACCCGATCCAGGCGGGGAAGAACATCACCCTCGTCTGGGAGGACGAGAAAGCGCCGGAGTCGTTGCTGTACGGCCAGAACAAGCGCGCGGGCGGCGAAGGCGACTCCGTCGCGATCGAGTTGCAGATGGCCCGGCCCAAGGACGCGCCCGCGCGGGCCAAGCGCGGTCTGGAGGCCAAGGGCGGGTCCGGGTACGCGAGCGCGTTCAACATCAGCAACCTGATCGAGGGCGATCACGGGTGCTCCACCGGGTGGTTCGCGCCCCAGTACCTGGCGGAGAAGGACCACAAGATCGTGTCCTGCTTCCAGGTGCTGGAGCTGGACAAGAGCCCGGTCTGGGTCTACAACCGCTGGTCGCTGTGGACCCCGGCGGAGCCGTCGGTCGCCTGGAGCACGGTCGCGACGCTGGACTTCGACGTGCGGTCGAGGCCGTGGAAGGGCCAGGAGAGCAAGGTCAAGGAGCTCGTCGACTGGGCGCCGCGCAACGCTGACATGATCAACAAGTGCGACACGCCCAAGGAGTTCACCCTCGAGGCGACCGCGGGGCCGTTCAAGGGCTCGGCGAAGCTGACCGCCAACACGTGCCGCGAGTACATCGTGGACGTCACGGCCGGACAGGGCACCTCCAACACCATCGCGGTGAACTACATCGCCGACAGCTGGGGATCCTCGCGCGAGGGCCAGATGTACGTCGACGTGGCGGGCAAGTACGACGCGGTCGACGCGACGGTGAACGTCGAGTGGGCCGACTACAACTACATGGAGATCGGCATCTGCGACGCCGACCCGTGCTTCTTCTCCCCGGACGCGAACGAGCGTTGGGTCAAGAAGGACCCGGGCTGGAACTGATGTCGCGGGCTAGGTGTAGCTGAGTACCGGGTGGGTGTCGTGCACGCGGCACCCACCCGTTCGGGTTGTCGGAGTGGATGGGGGAGCGGTGGTCGGGGGAGTGCGGTTGAGGTCGCGTCGGGCGCTGGTGTACTTGAGTTGCCTGTTGGTGCTGGTGGTGGCGGGGATCATCACCATCCGGCTGGCCCAGGGCGACGACGCGCCCGCCGAAGCTGCTCGGAGCCAAGGAGAATCCGCTTGTAGCGCGCGGAAAACCCGCGAGCACTGCGATGAGGTCCAGCTGGACGGCCACAGCTGGCGGTACACCTATCGGCCCGCGGAGAAAGCCACCGCGGACACCGTCTTGCTGGACTTCGGTGGACCTGGTCTCTCGGCGTTGTCCGGAAGTCTTGGCCTCGCCCCGTTCCTCGAGGCCTATCCGCAGCTGTCGAAGCGCTACAACTTCTTGGTCATCGAGGAACCCTGGGTCACGCGGGATCTGCCGGACGGCTGCGACGCCGCGATGACCGAGTACTACTTGGCCTACCGCAACAGCACCGGTGGGGGCGCCGCCACGAGCAAGTCCATGGTGGACAAATGTGAACTGCGGGGAACGGGGTGGGGGTTCGACCGCGAGTCCTACGGCAGGCTGACCAAGGCGATCGCCCAGAAGCACGGCAGCGTGCTCAAAGGGTTCATCGGGCACTCCTGGGGCGCGGTCCGACTCGCCTACCTCGGCAAGGACGCCCCGGACTGGTCCATCCTCATCCGCCCGTTCCCGGTCGGTGTCGACAACGAGACGCTCGTGCAGACGCGATCCCAACTGACCGCCGCGCTGTACCCGGCGGTCGCGCAGCTGACTAGGAGCCGGATCGACACCAGGTCGCTCGAGGTGACCCAGTTCGACCAGGCGTCGGCCATCGTCGACCTCGGCTACATGCCCGGCGAGTACCTGGCCGCCGAATCCGCGGGTGTGCGCGACGGATCCGGCTTGGCGCAGATCGGCAAGCTGTCGGACGCGTTGTGGGGCCGCTACGGCACGGACTCGATCTCGCCGAGCACCCTCGCCCAATTCCAAGAGATCTGCGCCGTCGCGGGACCGGTGCCCGCGCAACCCGTGACCATCACCACCTCCGCCGACGCCCTCGCCGCCCGCTTCGCCCCGTGCGCCGGATTCACCAAGAACGGCCTCACAGCAGCGATTTCCCCGACGACCTGCGTCGTCACCTCGAAGTACGACTCCGTCGCACCCGAGAGTTTGGCCAAGTCGACGTATGGTACGTTGCCGGGCAACGTGAAGTTCGTTGACACCGACGAGAAATCGCATTCCTCGTTCGCCGGAATAGACCCGTGCCTGACCCACGTGGGCGCCGCAGGCTAGGCGACGCGCGACACCCGCCGGGCAAAGGAGAGCGGTTACGTGGCGACAGTGATCGGGGCACTGTTCCTGCTGGTCCCGTTGGCGGGCTTGGTCTACAGCGCGCGCCGGTTCCGAACCGACCCCCGTGCCTGGGCCTTCTTCGCCGCGGGCTGCGTCGCCCTCATCATCCCCTGGCTCCTGTCCCTGCTGGAAAAAGCGGGCGTCTGGCACCTGCCTCTCAGTCCCACCAACACCTTCGAGAAGACGGTCGCCGCCCTCTCCAGCACTCTTGGAGTTGTCGGCCCCGCGGGCGCCGTCCTCCTAGTGGTCGCCTTCGTACTCAAGCAATCCGCTTCTCCCTCAACTGCCCCCACCCCCGCCCGCCTGTGGCCCATCCTCACCCTCGTCGCGGCCGCCGCCGTAGCCGTGGTGGTCATCGCCATCGCCACCCCCGTCGACGACGCCACCCCCAGCCTCGTCGAGGGAACGGTGGCGAAGGTCGACCCCCAACTCGCCACCTTCGTCTTCACCCGCAACGGCCTCACCGCCGACGGGATCGGCACCACCTACCCCCTGGACAACCCCATGTGGGTAGACCACACCGGCCAGAAGCACCTCAACTCCCGCCCCGAATGCCTCACCACCCCGCTGGC
It includes:
- a CDS encoding putative adhesin, giving the protein MAGIIMGHGSHHGNDVVTVPAGLPLRFFTDEGSPLLMVNLLELLKRDYPRTPMHTAAPGTTVPNYQYAPFEPYELRAIAQADQLDLPRVIVGTPAQRTTVRLCEDPKGCPPAGPHRCAGVFGKAAGWAELLVISCRIHVGHPQQPTVALMTPTGRDTSVFDALFAWVSAFVPQPTAAQDVTWKALTERERIRLIASDDEIRFWADCFDLRTRLAALDKAAALDLVKAAPEPVRFRLLRDYPAHRDLARDGIVLLPDERQAIAAFPRAVFDDQVRVWLDLELADQIRWMADPTMTSWASAFNVLEMFDAGLRGPGLLAMLGELDAAGKAFAQGEPALVQYLAERKA
- a CDS encoding VOC family protein, coding for MTSRLLALCFDADDPARLARFWADLLGWTTVEDPRGGVAVVPGDDTGFLIRFVPGAGPKVGQNQMHFDLTSSSLDDQRRRVARAVELGGAHIDIGQGPDEEHVVLADPEGNEFCVIEPGNRFLADCGLIGAVACDGSQAVGYFWSAALGWPLVWDQDEETAIRSPHGGPKITWGGPPLDPKTGKYRLHFDLEADAAEVDRLTTLGATRVDIGQGDVDWLVMTDPDGHEFCALPPSRP
- a CDS encoding FAD-dependent monooxygenase, coding for MESVRADVVVVGAGPTGLMLANEVALAGVCVVVLERLPERSGQSKALNLQPRTAEVFDLRGLMESTREYALGTWGGGHFGGRPLGYEGWGTRHPYQVHIPQAGVERALEERLGEQGVQVQWGHDVLELAQDDTGVNAVVRTPAGELEVRADYLVGCDGGRSTIRKQLGVDFPGTDASVFSFVADIVLDKMPAAVPTRLRSVRDAIAKSSDRGVGGLIPMGEPGHFRLVFTDLTATPDVQSTPVSEADVLSALRHLYGEEVAVPEVRWASRFTNATRQVANYRVGRVLLAGDAAHIHFPAGGQGLNLGIQDAMNLGWKLAAEVRGTAPEGLLDTYHAERHPVGARVLDNTRAQTLPPRPTPETLAMHRLITQLAELPEANRYLAGMVSGLDIRYAFEGPEHPLLGARLPDIELTTGWASDLFHPGHGVLLTTDDQHAKAAAAWSDRVVTAVVADLGDLGAAAVLVRPDGYVCWLSPLDGAADFDELERTLGVWFGRP